The DNA window GGGGCACCGGCATCGACGACGAGACCCACGCCCGCAAGGTCGACGTCATCCGCCGCGCCCTGGAGCTGCACAAGCCGGACCCCGGAGACCCGGTGGGTGTGCTCGCCGCCGTCGGCGGTCTGGAGCACGCCGCCCTGGCCGGACTGATGCTCGGCGCCGCCTCGCTGCGCACCCCGGTGATCCTGGACGGGGTCATCGCGGGCGCCGCCGCGCTGGCCGCCAAGGCCATCGCCCCCGAGGTACTGGCCGCCTGCATCGCCGGCCACCGCTCGGCCGAGCCCGGCCACAAGGCCGCGCTGGCCAAGCTCGGCCTGCGCCCGATGATCGACCTGGACCTGCGGCTCGGCGAGGGCACCGGAGCGCTGCTCGCCCTCCCGGTGGTGCAGTCCGCCGCCCGGGCGATGCACGATGTAGCCACCTTCGACTCCGCCGGAGTCACCGAGAAGCGCTGACCGCAGCACGCGGCACCCGCTCCGCAGCCGGTCCGAGGGCGCACCGGCTGCGGAGCCGAGGCACGTCCCCGCCACGCCCACCCTTCCCCCGTCCACGCACAGGAGCACCGCCCATGGCCGCGCCCACCCCCAGCCCCGCCGCGAACCCCGCCGCGACCCCCTATGTGGTCGGCCTGCGCCTCGACGGCCGCCGCGCGGTCGTCGTCGGCGGCGGCCAGGTGGCCCAGCGCAGGCTGCCCGCCCTGATCGCGGCCGGAGCCGACATCCACCTGGTCTCGCCCGCCACCACCCCCGCCGTGCAGGCGATGGCCGACGCGGGCGAGATCACCTGGCACGCCCGTGGCTACACCCCGGGCGATCTCGACGGCGCCTGGTACGCCCTGGTGGCCACCGACGACCCGGCGGTCAACGCCGAGGTCAGCGCCGAGGCCGAGGAGCGCCGCGTCTTCTGCGCCCGTAGCGACGACGCCACCGCCGCCAGCGCCTGGACCCCCGCCACCGGCCGGGACGGCTCGGTCACCGTGGCCGTCCTCTCCGGCGACCCGCGCCGCTCCGCCGCCCTGCGCAACGCTGTCGTGGAGGGCCTGCGGGACGGTTCGCTGGGCGCCCGCCACCACCGCAGCCGCACCCCCGGCGTCGCCCTGGTCGGCGGCGGCCCCGGCGACCCCGACCTGATCACGGTGCGCGGCCGACGGCTGCTCGCCGAGGCCGACGTGGTGGTCGCCGACCGGCTCGCGCCCCGCGAACTGCTCGCCGAACTGCCGCCGCACGTCGAGGTGGTCGACGCCGCCAAGATCCCGTACGGCCGGGCGATGGCCCAGGAGGTCATCAACCACACCCTGCTGGAGCACGCCAGGGCGGGCAGGTTCGTGGTCCGGCTCAAGGGCGGTGACCCCTATGTCTTCGGGCGCGGCATGGAGGAGGTCATCGCCTGCGCCGAGGCCGGTATACCGGTCACCGTGGTGCCCGGCATCTCCAGCTCCATCAGCGTCCCGGCCGCCGCCGGCATACCGGTCACCCATCGCGGGGTCACCCACGAGTTCACCGTGATCTCCGGCCATGTCGCCCCGGACGACCCGCGTTCCCTGGTCGACTGGGAGGCCGCCGCCCGGATGCGCGGCACCCTGGTACTGCTGATGGCCGTGGAGCGGATCGCCGCCATCGCCGACACCCTGATCGCCCACGGGCGGGCCGCCGACACCCCCGTCGCCGTGGTCCAGGAGGGCACCACCGCCGCCCAGCGCCGGGTCGACGCCACCCTGGCCACGGTCGCCGCGACGGTGGCCGCCGAGGATGTGCGGCCGCCCGCCGTGGTCGTCATCGGCGACGTGGTCTCCGTCTTCCAGGGCTTCGAAGGCTTCGGAAGCTCCGAGAGCTTCGAGAGCTCCGAGAGCTCCGAGGACCCGCAGGGCACCGGCCGCTGACCCCGCCCCCGTCGGCGCCGGTTTTGGCACTCCGCCGCCGACGGGGCAGGATCGTCCCGTGGCAGAGATCATCACCGTCGAGCACCCCGAAGACCCGCGCCTGGGCGACTACACCTCCCTCACCGACGTGGAGCTGCGGCGCCGCCGCGAACCCGCCGAGGGCCTTTTCATCGCCGAGGGCGAGAAGGTCGTCCGCCGCGCCCTGGCGGCCGGCTACCGGATGCGGTCCATGCTGCTCACCCCCAAGTGGGTCGAGGTGATGCGTGACCTCATCGAGGCCGCCGACGCCCCCGTCTACCAGGTCGACCCCGCGCTGGCCGAGGCGGTCACCGGCTACCACGTCCACCGTGGCGCCCTGGCCTCCATGCAGCGCAAGCCGCTCCCCGACGCCGCCGCCGTACTGGCGGGTGCCCAACGGGTCGCCGTCATGGAGTCGGTCAACGACCACACCAACATCGGGGCGATCTTCCGCAGCGCCGCCGCGCTCGGCATGGACGCGGTGCTGCTCTCCCCGGACTGCGCCGACCCGCTCTACCGCCGCTCGGTCAAGGTCTCCATGGGCGCCGTCTTCTCCGTCCCCTACGCCCGCCTGGACCCCTGGCCCGCCTCCCTGGAGACCCTGCGGCAGGCCGGTTTCCAGGTGCTCGCGCTCACCCCCTCCGCGCAGGCCGAGCCGATCGACCGGGTCGCGCCGCACCGGATGCCCCGGGCGGCGCTGCTGCTGGGCGCCGAGGGCGACGGCCTCTCCCACCGCGCGCTGGCCGCCGCCGACCGGCTGGTCCGCATCCCGATGGCGCACGACGTCGACTCGCTGAACGTGGGCGCTGCCGCCGCCGTCGCCTTCTACGCCGTGGCCCACGGGCGGCCCGGGGAGTAGACCGCTCCGCAGGCCCCCGGGCCTCAGCCCCTCGGGCCGCCGCGCGGCAAGTGCGGCCGGGCCCGAGTGGACGGGCGGCCGTACGGGCATGCTTCTCTTCCGGGAGCGGGGGAGCGGACCCCGCCGGTCCTGCGGAGGGAACCGTCCTGAGCATCGCATCCCGCCCCGCACCGCAGCCCGACGGCAGCCCCCTCACCGTCGGCGTCGAGGAGGAGTTCCTGCTGGTCGACACCGGCCTCGGGGCAGCCGTGCCCTGCGCGCCCGAGGTCATCGAGCAGGCGAGCGCCCGCTTCGGCGCGGGCCAGGTCCAGGCGGAGCTGTTCCCCACCCAGGTGGAGATCGCCAGCGCCCCCTGCACCGCCCTGGCCGAACTCCGCGCCGATCTGCGGCGGCTCCGGCGCGGGGTGGCGGACGCCGCCCGCTCGGCCGGCTGCCGCCCGATGGCCTCCGGCACCGCCGTACTCGCCGCCGCCACGCCGGTGGAGGTCACCGACAAGCCCCGCTACCGGCGGATGGCCCGGACCTTCGCCCCGATCGCCGAGAGCCAGGCCGAGGGGGTGTGCGGCTGCCACGTCCATGTGGGCATCGCCGACCGCGACGAGGCCGTCCAGGTCGGCAATGCGCTCCGGCCGTGGCTGCCCGCACTGGAGGCGCTTGCCGCCAACTCCCCGTTCCGCCACGGCCGGGACAGCGGCTACGCCTCCACCCGGGCCCTGATCTGGTGCCGCTGGCCCTCTGCGGGACCGGCCCCCCGCTTCACCTCGGCCAAGGCGTACGACGACGCCGTGGACGCCCTGGTGGACTCCGGAATGCTGCTCGACCGCAAGATGGTCTACTGGTACGCGCGGCTCTCCGACCGCTACCCGACGATCGAGATCCGGGTCGCCGACGTCAACGCCGACCTGGACACGGTGGTGCTCTTCGCCGCCCTGGCCCGTGGACTCTGCGCCACCCTGCTGGCCGAGGTCAGAGCGGGCCGCCCCGTCCCGGTCGTCCCGGACGAACTGCTGCGTGCCGCGCACTGGCGCGCTGCCCACGACGGCCTGGAGGGCCTTGGCGTCGACCTGGTCACCGGCCGCCTCCGCCCGGCCCGGGACCTGCTGGAACGGCTGGTCGAGCACGCCCGGCCCGGCCTCGAAGCCGCAGGCGACCAGGGCACCGTGTCCACCCTGCTCAGCCGTCTGCACCGACTCGGCGGCGGCAGCGCCCGGCAACGCGCGGCCTACGCCCGGCACGGCGACTTCCGCGAGGTGGTCGACGACCTGGCGGCGGCCACGGCCACGGCCTGACCCCGGCGCGGCTCCCGTCGGCGGCCGGGGGGGTTACTCGCCGCCGGTCGCACCGGCGCCGGGCCAGGACTCCTCGATGGTGCCGTCGTTGCGCACGGTGTACCGGGTGGCGGTGGTGGCCGCCTCGCCGGGGACCCGCTCCTCGCGGATCAGCGACCCGCCGGCGATGCGCCAGGCCCCGACCGCTCCGGGGTCGGCCGCCGAGGCCCGGGCGGCCAGCAGTACCGGGGTGTCCCCGGAGAAGCCGTAGAGTTCCACCAGGTCGACCGGTACGGCGCCCTCGGTGCGGTTGAGCACCACCACGGCGGCGGGACCGCCCCGGTAGCGGGCGGAGAGCACGGTGGTCAGCGTGATCCGGGCGCCGCCCGGCGAGGCGGAGCCGTTGCGCAGCCGGATCGCGGGCCCCTCGCCGGGGTCGGAGTAGGTGCGGTTCGCCCAGTCGACCTCCGGCAGCACCTCCGAGGAGGCCGTCAGCCCGGTGTCGGCGGCCGACCCGGAAGCGGACCCGGAGGGGGAGGCGTCGGGGGAGGGCGAGACCAGCGCCGCGCCGTCCACCGACTGGTGGTAGCCGGTGCGGACGTCCTGCGGGCTCCGCAGCCCCTGGCCGCTGCGGTTGCGGCACCCTTGCGCCGCCGCGATGGCGAGGGCCACCCCCAGCGTCACCGTGACGAACACCACCAGCCGCTGGCGCAGCAGCCGCTGACGGTCCGGCGGAGCCGGGCGGCCCGGCGCGGGGGTGCGCTGGCGGTCGGCGTGCGGTCGCGACGGCCCGCCGGTGCGCGAGCCGCCCGGGGGGTGGGATGGCCGCCGCCCGAGGGGGCGTGCGGCAGGGGCGCGGTCTGCGCCTGCCCGGTCGGTCGGCGCCGGGGCGCGGGGCGCTGGGCCGGTGCGGGCTGGGCCGGGGCAGGCTGCGGCGCGGGAGGCTGGCGGGCGGCCGGGCGGCGCCCCTCGGCGGGGGCCCGGACGGCCGGAGGCGGCGCATGGCCGCCCGGCTCGGCGGTTGTGCCCCGGGCGGCCAACTCCCGCAGCCGCTCATAGAGCTGCACCGTCCCGGGCCGGTCGGTCGGCTCCTTGGCCAGGCAGGCCCGGATCAGCGGCGCCAGCGCCCCCGGCACCCCGGCCAGGTCGGGCTCCTCGTGCACCACCCGGTAGAGCATCACCTCGGAGGTGCCCGAGCCGAACGGCGAGTCGCCGGTGGCCGCGTACGCCAGGGTCGAGCCCAGCGCGAAGACATCCGTGGCCGGGGTCACCGCCGCGCCGCGCACCTGCTCGGGGGCGAGGAAGCCGGGCGAGCCCACCGCCGTGCCCACATGGGTGAGCGTGCTGGCGCCCAGCGACCAGGCGATGCCGAAGTCGATGATGCGCGGGCCCTTGGGGGAGAGCAGGATGTTGGACGGCTTCAGGTCGCGGTGCACCACCCCGGCCTCGTGGACGTGCACCAGGCCCTCGGCGAGCGCCGAGCCGATGGACGCCACCTCGGGCCACGGCAGCGGCCCCTCGTCGCCGACCCGCTTGTACAGCGAGGGGCCCGGCACATAGGCGGTGGCCAGCCACGGCCGGTCGGCGTCGATGTCGGCGGCGACCAGCCGGGCGGTGCAGCCGCCCCGGATCCGGGAGGCGGCGGCGACCTCGCGGGCGAAGCGGGTGCGGAACTCGGGGTCCCCGGCGAGTTCGGCCCGGATGAGCTTGAGCGCCACCCGCTGCCCCCGGCGGTCCGAGCCGAGGTAGACCACGCCCATGCCGCCGGTGCCCAGCCTTCGGTGCAGCCGGTAGGAGCCGACGACCCGCGGATCCTCTCGCCGGAGCCGCATCAACGCCATTCGCTTCCCGCCGCCTCAATTCCCCTCACCGGGGCATCGCCTGACTCTTCCGGCACAGCTTACGGACTGCCCGCAGCGGTGTGCTGATACGCAACGCGCGAGCAGGCGCCGGGATTGCCGGGCCCGTGAGGTCTTCACCACACCCCTTGCCGCCGCCGGAAAACCGGGCGACACCCGGCGGGCGGTCCACCACCATGGAGCCGCTGCCTCCTCCCTCCCCGGTCCCGAGGTGCCCCGTGCGGTCCGCCGGCACGGCCACCTCGACCGGGTTGGATGACGGCCTGTCAGTTCCCGCCCGTGAACGAAGGAGTGCAGATGAGCGCCTTGATCGACGATC is part of the Peterkaempfera bronchialis genome and encodes:
- the cobA gene encoding uroporphyrinogen-III C-methyltransferase; its protein translation is MAAPTPSPAANPAATPYVVGLRLDGRRAVVVGGGQVAQRRLPALIAAGADIHLVSPATTPAVQAMADAGEITWHARGYTPGDLDGAWYALVATDDPAVNAEVSAEAEERRVFCARSDDATAASAWTPATGRDGSVTVAVLSGDPRRSAALRNAVVEGLRDGSLGARHHRSRTPGVALVGGGPGDPDLITVRGRRLLAEADVVVADRLAPRELLAELPPHVEVVDAAKIPYGRAMAQEVINHTLLEHARAGRFVVRLKGGDPYVFGRGMEEVIACAEAGIPVTVVPGISSSISVPAAAGIPVTHRGVTHEFTVISGHVAPDDPRSLVDWEAAARMRGTLVLLMAVERIAAIADTLIAHGRAADTPVAVVQEGTTAAQRRVDATLATVAATVAAEDVRPPAVVVIGDVVSVFQGFEGFGSSESFESSESSEDPQGTGR
- a CDS encoding TrmH family RNA methyltransferase: MAEIITVEHPEDPRLGDYTSLTDVELRRRREPAEGLFIAEGEKVVRRALAAGYRMRSMLLTPKWVEVMRDLIEAADAPVYQVDPALAEAVTGYHVHRGALASMQRKPLPDAAAVLAGAQRVAVMESVNDHTNIGAIFRSAAALGMDAVLLSPDCADPLYRRSVKVSMGAVFSVPYARLDPWPASLETLRQAGFQVLALTPSAQAEPIDRVAPHRMPRAALLLGAEGDGLSHRALAAADRLVRIPMAHDVDSLNVGAAAAVAFYAVAHGRPGE
- a CDS encoding carboxylate-amine ligase yields the protein MRPGPSGRAAVRACFSSGSGGADPAGPAEGTVLSIASRPAPQPDGSPLTVGVEEEFLLVDTGLGAAVPCAPEVIEQASARFGAGQVQAELFPTQVEIASAPCTALAELRADLRRLRRGVADAARSAGCRPMASGTAVLAAATPVEVTDKPRYRRMARTFAPIAESQAEGVCGCHVHVGIADRDEAVQVGNALRPWLPALEALAANSPFRHGRDSGYASTRALIWCRWPSAGPAPRFTSAKAYDDAVDALVDSGMLLDRKMVYWYARLSDRYPTIEIRVADVNADLDTVVLFAALARGLCATLLAEVRAGRPVPVVPDELLRAAHWRAAHDGLEGLGVDLVTGRLRPARDLLERLVEHARPGLEAAGDQGTVSTLLSRLHRLGGGSARQRAAYARHGDFREVVDDLAAATATA
- a CDS encoding serine/threonine-protein kinase, which encodes MRLRREDPRVVGSYRLHRRLGTGGMGVVYLGSDRRGQRVALKLIRAELAGDPEFRTRFAREVAAASRIRGGCTARLVAADIDADRPWLATAYVPGPSLYKRVGDEGPLPWPEVASIGSALAEGLVHVHEAGVVHRDLKPSNILLSPKGPRIIDFGIAWSLGASTLTHVGTAVGSPGFLAPEQVRGAAVTPATDVFALGSTLAYAATGDSPFGSGTSEVMLYRVVHEEPDLAGVPGALAPLIRACLAKEPTDRPGTVQLYERLRELAARGTTAEPGGHAPPPAVRAPAEGRRPAARQPPAPQPAPAQPAPAQRPAPRRRPTGQAQTAPLPHAPSGGGHPTPRAARAPAGRRDRTPTASAPPRRAARLRRTVSGCCASGWWCSSR